In the Candidatus Electrothrix rattekaaiensis genome, one interval contains:
- a CDS encoding helix-turn-helix domain-containing protein — protein MSFCWELRKYRCGSCEEEYAAIPAPEKLHKIIGLEICRNRKALLLPEEIKFLRKEMNLKSKELASSLGVDESTVSRWENGRKRVGEGSDRLLRTLYLSCTEEEQDRRNILEVLKSFPHHRKEIRERQVISLNPQDWLLPDCACAV, from the coding sequence ATGTCCTTTTGCTGGGAATTACGCAAGTACCGTTGCGGTTCATGCGAAGAGGAATACGCGGCCATTCCGGCCCCGGAGAAGCTGCATAAAATTATCGGGCTGGAGATATGCAGAAACAGAAAGGCTCTGCTGCTGCCGGAAGAAATTAAATTTCTCCGCAAGGAAATGAACCTGAAGAGCAAAGAACTTGCCTCTTCTCTCGGTGTTGACGAATCCACGGTTTCCAGATGGGAGAACGGACGGAAGCGGGTCGGGGAAGGATCGGACAGGCTTTTACGTACTCTGTATCTGAGCTGCACGGAAGAGGAACAGGACAGGCGCAATATCCTTGAGGTATTGAAAAGTTTCCCGCATCATCGCAAAGAAATCAGGGAGCGGCAGGTAATTTCTCTGAACCCTCAAGACTGGCTTTTGCCGGACTGTGCCTGCGCTGTGTAG